The DNA window AGTCGTTGTAGTTCTTGTACAGAACGTTGTAGAAAAATCAGTAACATTGGATTGCCTGTTACTTCTTCCATATCAGGAAAAAATTGCCGTCGATCTTGTGTAAAATAGTCGACATGTACATTTTTACCCGTCTTTCCCGCGCTCACTTGCAATACAATGGTGTCACTAAATCCTACTTCTGCACTGCCTGCTTTAGTAAATTGATAAGTTAGCTTACTGGCGGCTGGTGTTTGTGCTAGGTGATTGCTAAAAAAAAGTAGCTGATTAGCTTTAGAATAAGTTTCTTCCGCCTGTGAATAACTGCTATAAAAAACAAAGGTTAAACTAAGTATGAATGCGGTAATACGTAATGTCATATTTATTTTTCACCCTTTGCTGTACTGAGGGTTTCAGGCACTAGCGGAATATGATATTCCGTTAAAATGGTGTGGATAGCGGTTTTATTACGTACTAAGGCTTGTTCTATTGTTTCTTTCCATTCAGGTTCGCCACGACGTACTCCAACCGCCATTGGAAAATCAAAGCGTATTCCTGCTTCAGAATCAACGGGTAATAGGGCTAATTCCTGTTGTCCTTTCAGTTTATACGCAAAATATCCCGCAACAGGGCCCCAAATAAAGACCATGTTAATTTTATCGGCAACAAGGTCTTGTTCTATGATTTGTCCCGCGTAGTAGTTCGGGTCGCCATTCATAATTTGGTAGGAAACGGCTTGATTAATTAGGTTATGTTTTAAAATCCAATCAACGGAAGGGGCAGGGGCAAACATGCCAATTTTTAATTGTTGTTTACGTGCATCAGGGAGTTGCAGTAAATCATTGGGGGTTTTGATATCGTCCCAACCACGCCCTTTGATATAAACCAAGGTATAAGTTGAGCGGTAATAAGGTTTGGTATTTGATGTCATATCAAAGCGTTGGGGGACTCCCATGACGACATCGCATTCAAAACGCCCTTTTACATCTGACCATTTGCGTAATGTGGTTTGAATAAATCCCATGCGTTGGGGAAACCAAGTATATTCAATGGGTAGCTTAAGGTCTTTAGCGAGTAATTCAGCAATTTTGTTTTCAAAGCCGCTGAGATTTTGATGAGAAAACGGTAGGTTATTTGGGTCAGCACAAACCCGAAAAGCAGTTGGTAGTGTGGGCTTGTCTTCGGCGTGGCTGGCAAAACTGAAAAACATAACTGTTGAAACGAGAAGCGAAAAAGTCCATTGTGAAATAGGAGACATGAATAACTCCATTAGGGAAAACCTGATGCTTATATGGTACAAAACACGGCGGGCAATACTATACCGCCGTGTTGCCTAACGACTTAACGCATTATTGTAGTTTTTCTGGACGACCAGGGAGTAATACGCCATCAGAACGGGCACGTAAGTAGGACCATAATTCATCTAAGTGTGGCATGACGTTAGGATTGTCTTTCCATGCTGGCATTACACCAACTTGTCCTTGAAATCCTTCTGTAACAGAATGAATAAAGCGTTCTTTGGGAAAGTCTTTTAGCCGTTCTATTAAGCTAGGTGCAAAGGTGCTACCAACAGCATCTTGAGCATGGCAAACGTGGCATGTTGCATGAAATGCTCGCCAGCCTTTGAAGGTTTGCGCGTCAACCTTGCATTTATTGCCTTCACAAACAACAGTATAGGGCTTCTCTGTGCTCGCTGTAGCGGGTGCAGGAGATGTTGTTGCTGGGGTTGTTTCAGTTGTTGCGGAGGGCGTTGTTACCGTTGTAGGCGCAGGGGTTGTGGCGGGTTGAGTTGTCGCAGTGTTAGGAGTTGCCCCAGTGGGGGTGGGTGTTTCCGTAGTTGTAGGGGTTGCAGTCTCAGCAGTTAATAAAGAGCTATTTAATAAACCTCCCACACAGAGTGTGACAGTCAAAAATAATACAGACTTCTTCATTACAAACATCCTCCAAGATGGTGTGAATATCGTGTTCCATTCCTCTTATGTTGTTATACCACCCCACATATTGCTTTATTTATTAGGGTAAGGAACACGTTATTTATTATATAGGTAATAAAAAAAAACCCGACAGCTTAAATACCGCTGTCGGGTACATTATAGAATGTTTTTTGATAAGGTGCATTTTATGCACCCATTAAAAACGGGTAATTTTATTTATATATACTTAACCGCCTAATTAATCAGGTAATGCAAAAACGGTCATGACACCACCTAATTGGGTGTAAGAGCTTAAGCTCTTGTAAGCACCAACCGCGCCTAAACCATCTGTGGCTTTTTCTAAGCCTGCCGCCATACCGATACCAGCCCAGCCACCAATTCCTGATAAGACAGCAATGTATTGTTTGCCTTTGTGGGTGTAGGTGTTGATATTACCGATAATGCCTGATGGGGTTTTGAAGCGATAGAGTTCTTTACCATCTTTCGCATCAACCGCTTTGAGGTAGCCTTCTAAAGTGCCGTAGAAAACGACATCGCCAGCAGTAGAGAGCGCGCCACTCCAGACGGAGAAGGCTTCAGGTAATGACCACACAATTTTACCTTGCACCGCATCCCACGCAATGAAGTTTCCTAAACCACCGTGGCTGTTAGGTGCGGGGAACATGTTGACGGTTGCACCGATGAAGGGTTGACCAGCAACATAGGAGACTTCAAAGGGTTCATAATCCATACAAACGTGGTTAGTCGGTACGTAGAATAAGCCTGTTTTAGGGGAGTAGCTGGCTGGTTGTTGGTCTTTAGAGCCTAATGCAGCAGGGCAAATGCCTTTTGTATTGACATCAGGACCATTTTGTTGGGTGCTGTATTGTGCTACGACTTGTGGGCGACCTGTTTCTTTGTCGACGTGGGTTGCCCAGTTGACAGCAGGGTCATATTTTTCAGCAACTAATAATTCGCCTGTTTCGCGGTCTAAGGTGTATGCGAAGCCGTTGCGATCCATGTTGACGAGAAGTTTACGGGGTTTGCCTTGGAACTCTTTGTCGACAAGAATGTTTTCGTTGACACCGTCATAATCCCATTCGTCATGGGGGGTTTTTTGGAAGAACCATTTTGCCATCCCAGTATCAGCATCACGCGCCATAATGGTCATAGACCATTTGTTGTCACCTGGGCGTTGTGCGGGATTCCATGTGCTGGGGTTGCCAGTTCCGTAGTAAACGAGGTTTAACGCGGGGTCGTAGGTGTACCAGCCCCATGTTGTGCCGCCCCCAGTTTTCCATTGGTCGCCTTGCCATGTGGAGACGCTGGAGTCTTTGCCAATGGGTTTAAGCATGGCGGTGGTTTTTTCGGGGTCGACTAATAAGTCTTTGTCAGGTCCTACGCTGTGAGCTTGCCATGCAACAGAGCCATCTTTGATGTAGTAGGCGGTTAAACGTCCACGCACGCCGAATTCGCCGCCGCTAATCCCTGTAAAGATTTTGTCTTTAATAATCAGGGGGGCGTTGGTATTGGTTTCGCCTTTGCTTGGGTCGCCGTTTTTAATACTCCAAACAACTGCTCCAGTTTTGGCATCGAGGGCAACAAGTGTTGTATCTGCTTGTTGTAAGAAAACTTTGCCGTCTGCGTAGGCTAAACCACGATTAACTGTGTCGCAGCACATGATGGCAATCACGTCGGGATTTTGTTTAGGCTCATACATCCATTTGACCGTTTGGTCATTGAGATCGATGGCGTAAACTTTGTTAGGGAATGGGGTATGAACGTATTGGGTATCACCAACAACTAAAGGGCCCCCCTCATGACCGCGTAAAACCCCTGTGGAGAATGTCCAAACAGGACGCAATTCTTTTACGTTTTTGTTGTTGATTTGATCTAGGGTACTGTAGCGTGTCCCTGAGTAGTTACCACCCCACATAACCCATTGATTGGGGTCTTGTTGCAGCTTGAGTAGTTCATCATTGGCTTGTACTTGTCCACCCAGTGCAACGGTAAATAGTGCGCTAGAACACAGTGTAGCTAACAGTTTTTTATTCATAAAACTCTCCATTCTCTATCAATTTTTTCAGGAATGCGAAAGATTCAAACCGTTTTTATAGACGGTTAGTCTTTGAAAGCCAGTTGTTTTTAAGCATTTTTAAGGGGGAATAATCACTAAATCTGCTTAATTTTTTGGTTTTCAGGGGAACTGAAAAAATAGTCTGAATCCTTTGGTTTTCAGTGTATGAGCTATATTTTTTTGATTTTAAAGGATTTGCTCATTTAGTTGATTTTATACTGGTTGTTTACAACCATTTTTTAAACCACTATGCAGTTTTTTAACCACATACCTGCAAACTATAGCACAAGATTTTTTGAATGTTTATAAAAAATATTCATTGAAGTTGTAAATAGCATTGTGTTTATTAAATCATTGAACACGCGGTAAGGTCAGAATGAACTTTGTTCCTTGATTTTCCTTGCTTTCACAATGAATATCGCCTGCCATTGCCTCGGTGAGTTTTTTTACAATGAATAGACCTAGCCCTGTTGAGTGTTCGTCGCCTGTCGGTTTTGGGGTTAAGCGGGCAAATTTGGTAAATAGTTTGGTTTGGTCGGTATAACTTAAGCCGTAACCTTGATCTTGGATAGAAAAAACAATGTTGTTATCTGTTACTTGTAGTGATAACTCAATGTTTTTATGAGCGGGGGAGTATTTAATTGCATTGGAAATTAAGTTATCGAGGATTTGTTGTAAGGCGGTTAAGTCTGCCAGTATCATGTATTCGTTATCATGATGTTTTAATTTAATATTTAAGTCTTTTTTGTGAGCAGGTTCTGCATATTGTTTTAATTGATTGCGTAAAATAGGGAGAAAGTCTAAAGGTTCTAGGGAGAGGTTTAAACGTCCTGATTCTATTTTATCGGCATCGAGTAAATTATTAATTAGTTGAAACATTCTTCTGGCTGTTGCATCAATTTTATGGGCATATTCACTCACTTTGTTAGGGGGTAATTCGTGACAAGATTTGTGTAAAACTTCAGCTAATAATTGAATAGCAGAGAGTGGGTTTTTTAAATCGTGTGCGGTAATGGCGAGTAACTCGCTTTTTTCGACATTCAGTTGTTGTAATAGTGTATTTTGCGTTTGTAAATGTCGTTGTAGCTCGCGAATGGTTAAATGGGTTTGTATGCGTGCAAGTGCTTCTTTTGCTTGAATCGGTTTGGAGAGGTAATCAACCGCACCAACTTCAAACCCCATAATTTTATGGCTGGTTGCTGATAATGCACTCATAAAAATAATGGGAATATCGGTTGTTTGCGTATCTGCTTTCAGTCGTTGACAGGTTTCAAACCCATTAATACCAGGCATCATGATGTCTAATAGGATGATATCAGGCTGTATCTTGCGTGCTTGTTGCAACGCTTCTTCGCCAGAGTTAGCAACTTCAATGTTATAACCCGCTGTCAAAAGGCAATTTAATAAGACATCAATGTTGGCGGAAACGTCATCAACCAGTAAAACGGTATATTGGAAAGGCAGTAAATTCATTGTCATGTGTAAAAAATGGTTAAGAAATATTTGTTATATTTAGAGGGAGAATTAATACTCAACTAGTGATAAACACAGTGTTTTTTGTCATGCTGTTTATAGTGGATTGAGTATCTATGATTTTTTTCTTAAAAACAGAGCCTTTATATATCTATGTCTAGAGATAGTTTTTACGCACAATCAGGCGTAATTCCGTTTATTCGTCAAGCAGAGGAATTTCGTATTGTCTTAATTACGGCAAGCAATCGACGGCAACGCTGGATTGTTCCTAAAGGAAATGTGGAGAAGTATTTAACCCCGATTGAATCAGCCGCAAAAGAAGCTCGAGAAGAGGCGGGTGTATTGGGTTATATCTATCCTAAACAGGTTGGTGAGTATCAGTATCCAAAATGGGGGGGAATCTGTCATGTTCAATTATTTCTCCTTGAGGTTGAGCAACTCTTAACAATTTGGGATGAGCATAAAGCTCGCTCGCGCCGTTTAGTGACCTTAACCGAAGCCTATCATTTACTGGATATTCCTGAGGTAAAAAATATCGTTTTGCAGTTGCCTAGCCTTCTTGCTGACATGATAACTCTCTAAACATGATAGAGAATGCATATTCTTATTAGCTTTCTTTTACATTATCAATTTTTTACGTTAGACTCTTGAGCAAATACTTTAAAAACGGTTTTTGAGAGTTGATCAGGCAGTCGCTCTGTTTTGTAACAGGGAGGAAAGTCCGGGCTTCATAGGACAAGGTGCCAGATAACGTCTGGGAGGCGCGAGCCTACGGAAAGTGCCACAGAAAAGATACCGCCTTTAAGGTGATGTTTGCCTTATTGGTAAGGGTGAAATGGTGCGGTAAGAGCGCACCGCGTCTCTGGTAACAGGGATGGCAGGGTAAACCCTACCTGAAGCAAGACCAAATAGGGGAACTTTTTAAGTCATTATCTACGGATAAGGATTTAAATAACGTGTGGTCCGCACGGTTCTCGGGTAGGTTGCTAGAGGTGTTTGGCGACAAACATCCCAGAGGAATGACTGCTACAGATTTGTTTTACTTTGGTAAAACAGGTTTGACAGAACCCGGCTTACCGATCAACTCTCATCTTTAACTCTTTAAACGTGATAGCTGTTATGGCGATTTTCGGCAAACTCTGCGCCATAAAACGCTTATAAAAATAGCCATGGGATAAAACACGATTAAGGGTTATCCACTCAGCGTAAACGTTTATCCATGTTTCCAATCTATGCAAAGTACTCCACGCTAAACTGCTGATAAGCATATCAGTCGTTTAGCGAGCGGTGTACATCAGTTTTTTAGGAGAGCCTAGGCATGATCGCTTCCAATTATCTGAGCAGGTGGACTCTACTTTGTGCGTGGTATTGCACAGTATCCCCTAGAGTCAACTATTTTCTTTCAATTTTCTTGAGCCTTTGGATACTTTGCATTGCGCCGTCTGCATCTGCATTAACGTTTATCAATGCACAGGTGGATGGGGCAAGTGTGGATGGTGTAAATGGTCTTGCCCGTCCAAATGGTATTGCTATCAGTCCCGATGGTGCATTTCTTTATGCAACGGGTTCTACAGATAACGCGATTAATGTCTTTCAACGTGATACGGTTTCAAGTGCTACAACGGTTGGGCAATTAACGTTTGTCCAAACTGTTACCAGTAGTCATATCGCTAATAATGGCTTAATGGGTGCGAACGCTATTGCTGTTAGCCCTGATGGAAAACATGTTTATGTCACAGGGGTAACGGATAGCAGTTTAACGGTGTTTACCCGAAATACTGCAACAGGCATGTTAAGTCTGGTTGAAGTGCAAAAAGATGGGGTAGGCACTGTGAGTGCCATGCAAAATGCTAATGTGGTGACTTTAAGCCCTGATGGTACTCGGGTTTATGTGACCTCTCCCACAGATAACGCGCTCAATGTCTTTTCCCGTGATAGTAATACAGGGTTATTAACCCTATTAGGCGTGCAAATTGATGGCGTGAATGGTGTGAATGGGCTTGCAGGGGCGGCTGATGTAAAAGCGGTGAGTGATGGCACGAATACCTTTATTTATGTTGCAAGTACTGTTGACAATGCGGTCAGCGTTTTTGCCAAGCAAGGCAGTAGTGAATTGGTTTTTCTGGGTCTGTATCAGGAAGGTGTGAATGATCTTACTGGTTTACAGGGTGCAAATGGTTTGGTCTTTAGCCCGACCAATAATCATTTATATGTTGCCAGTCCTACCAGTAATGCAGTCGCCAGTTTTACACGTAATAGCGATGGTACTTTAACGCCGTTAGCGGTTTATACCAATAATGTAAATGGTTTTACAGGATTAGGGGGAGCACGCTATTTAGCGACAAACTCAGATGGTTCAAAAGTGTATGTTGCTGGATTTAGCGATAACACCCTTGTTAGTTTAAAACGGGATACCAGTACAGGTCTGTTAAGTATTGATGATGTTGCTAAACAAGGCACAACGGCAAACACATTGACAGGTGTGTCCGCAATAGCCACCTCAGGCGCGTATATCTATGCAGCGGCTTACTATAGCAACGCGGTGAATACCTTCGCAGGTTCTAACGAAAATTTACAAATCACGGCTGTCAGTAGTACCAGTTCTTTATCCGTGAATACGGCATTTACTTATACGGCAACTGTCAGCAATACAGGACTTGCCGCTACAAATATCGTTGTTACTAATACCTTACCGAATGGCATTACCCTTAATACCACACAGGCATTACCCAGTGCATGTGTTGCTCAAACTGCCAGCAGTATTGTATGTAGTGTAAGCACTTTAGCAGAAGGTCAATCGGTTAATTTCGCGCTTCCCCTCACCAGTAGCACCACAGAAGGGACATTAACGCTTAAAAGCCAAGTCGTTAGTAGTAAAACAACAACGGCAAAATCTGTTTCTGTTAATGTTGTTGTAGAAACGGTCAAAGTCGATTTAGAAATTATTCAAGCCTTTGCCTCACCCTCAACGATTGTTGATATTAATACGAATTTTAGCTATATCATCAGTTTACAAAATAAACAAAACAGTGCATCAGGGGTTAAATTAACCGCCACATTACCCAGTGAAGTGAGTTATGTTTCTGGCACACAGGGATGTAATGGTAGTTCTAGCGCAAGTACCGTTACTTGTAATTTAGGGGTGTTAGATGCATTAGGGAATGCTAGCACCAACGTTACCCTGATTGTTAAAGCAAATAGCCTTTCTACAGGTGCGACAACCAGCTTTAATGTCTCCAGCAATAATACAGATGCCAGCACAAGCAACAATACAAAAGCAGTGACTGTTAGCATTGTCGGTATCGTTGCAGAGGTTGGGACTAGCATCACTAGCGACCGCAACAGTGTGTTAGTCGATGAAAATATTACCTACGTTATTACAGCCACGAATAGTGGCCCAAGCAGTACCGCAGCTAATTTGCAGGCAGTCTTGGCAGGAACGGCAACTATTAGCAGTGTAACTGCCGCGAATGGGACATGTAGCAGTGTTACTAATAACGCATTTACTTGTACCATCGCCGCACTAACTTCAACCACAACAGGAAATACAAGCACTGTTACTGTGGTTGCTAAAGCCAATGCATTGGGAACGGCAACGCTACAAGCAACTGTCACCCCGACTGTTTATGACCCAACAACGGCAAATAATACAGCGACACGTAGCGTTACCGTTACAACACCTGCCGCCGATTTAGGGGTGAGTCTCACAGCCAGCCCAAGCCCTATTTTGGTAGGGAATAATCTGACTTATACCGCAACAGTTACCAATGCAGGCCCTTCGACCGCAAATACGGTAACGATTACCCAAACCCTCCCAACAGGCACGACAATTGTCGGAACGCCTAGTATTACAAATGGACAATGCAGCGTTAGTGGTAGCACGGTTACATGTACAGTTAGCAGTTTGAGTAGCAGTGTCAGCCAAAATTCAGTAGTTTTAACAACTGTCGTAAAAACTAATAATTCTGGTACGTTAAGCAGCACTTTAAACGCGACAGTTGCAACACCGAGTGACAGTAATAGTGCTAATAACACGACCACACTGGCAACAACAGTGACACAATCCAGCGCAGATTTAGCCGTTAGTGCAATCACCGCAACGCCTGACCCTGTCTTAGTCGGTAATTTAATCAGTTATAACACCACGATTACCAATAACGGCACAGACAGTGCGACTGCTGTTGTTTTAACTCAAACCTTAGAAAGTACAGTTAGCTTTGTATCAACCTCTAATAGCAATTGTGCTCATAATGCGGGTGTCATAACGTGTAATTTAGGCACGATTGCAAACGCTCAAACTCAAACAATCACGATTGTTGCCCAACCCAATGGGTTAGGGAGTATCGGTTTTACTGCCAAAATCGCCAGTGATTCAGCAGACCCAAATACCGCAAATAATACAAAAACCTTAACC is part of the Beggiatoa alba B18LD genome and encodes:
- a CDS encoding quinoprotein dehydrogenase-associated putative ABC transporter substrate-binding protein, whose amino-acid sequence is MSPISQWTFSLLVSTVMFFSFASHAEDKPTLPTAFRVCADPNNLPFSHQNLSGFENKIAELLAKDLKLPIEYTWFPQRMGFIQTTLRKWSDVKGRFECDVVMGVPQRFDMTSNTKPYYRSTYTLVYIKGRGWDDIKTPNDLLQLPDARKQQLKIGMFAPAPSVDWILKHNLINQAVSYQIMNGDPNYYAGQIIEQDLVADKINMVFIWGPVAGYFAYKLKGQQELALLPVDSEAGIRFDFPMAVGVRRGEPEWKETIEQALVRNKTAIHTILTEYHIPLVPETLSTAKGEK
- a CDS encoding c-type cytochrome, which encodes MKKSVLFLTVTLCVGGLLNSSLLTAETATPTTTETPTPTGATPNTATTQPATTPAPTTVTTPSATTETTPATTSPAPATASTEKPYTVVCEGNKCKVDAQTFKGWRAFHATCHVCHAQDAVGSTFAPSLIERLKDFPKERFIHSVTEGFQGQVGVMPAWKDNPNVMPHLDELWSYLRARSDGVLLPGRPEKLQ
- a CDS encoding methanol/ethanol family PQQ-dependent dehydrogenase, with translation MNKKLLATLCSSALFTVALGGQVQANDELLKLQQDPNQWVMWGGNYSGTRYSTLDQINNKNVKELRPVWTFSTGVLRGHEGGPLVVGDTQYVHTPFPNKVYAIDLNDQTVKWMYEPKQNPDVIAIMCCDTVNRGLAYADGKVFLQQADTTLVALDAKTGAVVWSIKNGDPSKGETNTNAPLIIKDKIFTGISGGEFGVRGRLTAYYIKDGSVAWQAHSVGPDKDLLVDPEKTTAMLKPIGKDSSVSTWQGDQWKTGGGTTWGWYTYDPALNLVYYGTGNPSTWNPAQRPGDNKWSMTIMARDADTGMAKWFFQKTPHDEWDYDGVNENILVDKEFQGKPRKLLVNMDRNGFAYTLDRETGELLVAEKYDPAVNWATHVDKETGRPQVVAQYSTQQNGPDVNTKGICPAALGSKDQQPASYSPKTGLFYVPTNHVCMDYEPFEVSYVAGQPFIGATVNMFPAPNSHGGLGNFIAWDAVQGKIVWSLPEAFSVWSGALSTAGDVVFYGTLEGYLKAVDAKDGKELYRFKTPSGIIGNINTYTHKGKQYIAVLSGIGGWAGIGMAAGLEKATDGLGAVGAYKSLSSYTQLGGVMTVFALPD
- a CDS encoding hybrid sensor histidine kinase/response regulator, producing the protein MTMNLLPFQYTVLLVDDVSANIDVLLNCLLTAGYNIEVANSGEEALQQARKIQPDIILLDIMMPGINGFETCQRLKADTQTTDIPIIFMSALSATSHKIMGFEVGAVDYLSKPIQAKEALARIQTHLTIRELQRHLQTQNTLLQQLNVEKSELLAITAHDLKNPLSAIQLLAEVLHKSCHELPPNKVSEYAHKIDATARRMFQLINNLLDADKIESGRLNLSLEPLDFLPILRNQLKQYAEPAHKKDLNIKLKHHDNEYMILADLTALQQILDNLISNAIKYSPAHKNIELSLQVTDNNIVFSIQDQGYGLSYTDQTKLFTKFARLTPKPTGDEHSTGLGLFIVKKLTEAMAGDIHCESKENQGTKFILTLPRVQ
- a CDS encoding NUDIX hydrolase — translated: MSRDSFYAQSGVIPFIRQAEEFRIVLITASNRRQRWIVPKGNVEKYLTPIESAAKEAREEAGVLGYIYPKQVGEYQYPKWGGICHVQLFLLEVEQLLTIWDEHKARSRRLVTLTEAYHLLDIPEVKNIVLQLPSLLADMITL